A genome region from Phaeobacter sp. A36a-5a includes the following:
- a CDS encoding multidrug effflux MFS transporter, translating into MNRARTPPNLITLILLTGFSPMSLNMFLPALANIAVDLNTDYGTVSWAVSGYLAITAVIQLIVGPLSDRIGRRPVLLVVLFVFTFASVGCAFAPNIVAFLFCRMLQGGIVGGYALSLAIVRDTRTAREAVSLIGYIGMAMAIAPMVGPMLGGVLDTLFGWRSVFGFYAVTGFGLLLLCWFDLGETRPQRAKDASTPAPGTMMLIREPLFWAYALCGALSVGAFYIFLTGAPLVAQSAFNVTTAGLGFYIGTITVGFMIGGFLAGRVGKHFEPTTMMIAGRVMACSGIVGGLLLLASEIMSAEIFFASTIFVGLGNGMTMPGCNAGAMSVRPDLAGSAAGLSGALIVAGGAVVTTVTGNLVSQTNGAQTLLMLMLASTGLALAFAIWAAWLSKNRV; encoded by the coding sequence ATGAACCGCGCAAGAACACCTCCGAATTTGATCACATTGATCCTGTTGACTGGGTTTTCGCCCATGTCGCTCAACATGTTTCTACCCGCTCTGGCTAACATCGCTGTCGATCTCAATACCGACTACGGTACCGTGAGCTGGGCGGTGTCCGGATATCTGGCAATAACGGCAGTTATTCAGTTGATCGTTGGGCCCTTGTCAGACCGGATCGGCAGACGACCGGTCCTTCTGGTGGTATTGTTTGTTTTCACTTTCGCCTCCGTGGGGTGCGCTTTTGCTCCAAACATCGTGGCTTTTCTGTTCTGCCGGATGCTCCAAGGCGGCATCGTCGGCGGTTACGCGCTTTCTCTTGCGATAGTTAGGGATACGAGAACGGCACGGGAGGCTGTAAGCCTGATCGGCTATATCGGAATGGCGATGGCGATTGCTCCAATGGTCGGCCCCATGCTGGGAGGGGTGTTGGACACCTTATTTGGGTGGCGGTCCGTCTTTGGTTTCTATGCTGTAACGGGCTTCGGATTACTGCTGCTTTGCTGGTTCGACCTCGGAGAAACGAGGCCTCAAAGGGCAAAAGATGCCAGCACTCCGGCACCTGGCACGATGATGCTTATCCGTGAGCCCCTGTTCTGGGCTTATGCACTCTGTGGTGCGCTTTCTGTCGGCGCATTCTACATCTTTCTGACAGGCGCACCTCTTGTTGCGCAGTCCGCTTTCAATGTCACAACCGCTGGACTTGGATTCTATATCGGGACCATCACAGTTGGCTTCATGATCGGCGGGTTCTTGGCCGGTCGGGTTGGAAAACACTTCGAACCAACAACCATGATGATTGCGGGCCGGGTCATGGCGTGTAGTGGTATTGTGGGCGGTTTGCTGTTGCTCGCATCGGAGATCATGTCAGCGGAGATTTTCTTTGCGAGCACGATCTTCGTTGGTTTAGGGAACGGCATGACCATGCCGGGATGCAATGCCGGTGCGATGTCGGTTCGACCAGATCTCGCCGGAAGCGCTGCCGGGCTGAGCGGCGCTCTCATAGTTGCAGGCGGTGCGGTTGTTACCACAGTGACGGGCAACCTCGTATCACAGACGAACGGGGCACAAACGCTGCTTATGCTTATGCTAGCTTCAACGGGACTGGCGTTGGCATTTGCCATTTGGGCAGCATGGTTGAGTAAGAATAGGGTCTAG
- a CDS encoding class I fructose-bisphosphate aldolase, whose protein sequence is MKSARMNRLFGVSGNCFDVAIDHGMFNESAFLGGIENMQAAITIVASAAPDAIQLPPGTAPILQAIPGKDRPALVLRTDIANVYGNPLPRSLFSEVIADPVEQAVALDAACVVVNLLMLPGQPEVHQACIQNINRLKRACDLAGMPLMVEPLVMQDNAKAGGGYMVDGDLAKILPLVRQAVELGADIIKADPCDDVSQYYRVIEIAQDVPVLVRGGGKVSDKEILTRTEALMKQGARGIVYGRNVIHHDDPAGMTKALMAVVHNGASVADALGMIA, encoded by the coding sequence GTGAAATCCGCACGTATGAACAGACTGTTCGGTGTTTCGGGAAATTGCTTTGACGTGGCAATCGACCACGGCATGTTCAATGAAAGCGCCTTCCTTGGCGGGATTGAGAACATGCAGGCCGCGATCACGATTGTGGCGAGCGCGGCACCGGATGCCATTCAGCTGCCACCGGGGACGGCGCCGATCCTGCAGGCAATCCCCGGCAAGGACCGTCCGGCGCTGGTGTTGCGGACCGACATTGCCAATGTTTATGGCAATCCGTTGCCACGGTCGCTGTTTTCAGAAGTGATAGCCGACCCGGTTGAGCAAGCTGTGGCCCTCGATGCGGCCTGTGTGGTGGTGAATCTGCTCATGCTGCCCGGTCAGCCCGAAGTGCATCAGGCCTGCATTCAGAACATCAACCGGTTGAAGCGCGCTTGCGATCTGGCAGGGATGCCGCTGATGGTGGAGCCGCTGGTGATGCAGGACAACGCCAAGGCCGGTGGTGGTTACATGGTGGATGGCGATCTGGCAAAGATCCTGCCTTTGGTGCGTCAGGCCGTGGAACTGGGCGCGGACATCATCAAGGCGGATCCTTGCGACGATGTTTCCCAGTATTACCGTGTGATTGAGATTGCCCAGGACGTACCCGTGTTGGTGCGCGGTGGCGGCAAGGTCTCTGACAAGGAGATTCTGACACGGACCGAAGCTTTGATGAAACAGGGCGCCCGCGGTATTGTTTATGGCCGCAATGTGATCCATCACGACGACCCGGCAGGCATGACCAAAGCGCTGATGGCGGTGGTGCATAACGGCGCCTCCGTGGCTGATGCCCTGGGGATGATCGCGTGA
- a CDS encoding Gfo/Idh/MocA family protein encodes MSRVVKFGVIGCGLMGREFASTAARWLHLTETKARPEIVAVCDTNTDLMDWFSHNLSSVTQKTTDYREMLDNPEVEAIYCALPHVLHDQVYPQIMAAGKHLFGEKPFGMDGAANARIQAAIDAHPDVMVRCSSEMPFYPGAQKVINLVRSGDLGEIIEVEAAFLHSSDLDPDKPINWKRMVEVNGAYGCMGDLGMHVLHVPLRLGWRPTHVSASLVNRFRTRPDGKGGTVPCETWDNATITGHVEDAGGGFPLVLKTWRISPGDSNSWSLRVLGTKRSAYFTTKNPRQWQWMDYSGGDQVWQVQDIGFQTLFPAITGAIFEFGFPDALQQMWAAFLDELAGGDARGFHCATPAEAADHHAVLTAALKAGTEHRVVTVDYGAET; translated from the coding sequence GTGAGCCGCGTCGTCAAATTCGGCGTCATTGGCTGCGGGCTTATGGGGCGCGAGTTTGCCTCGACTGCCGCCCGCTGGCTGCATCTGACCGAAACAAAAGCGCGGCCAGAGATTGTCGCGGTGTGCGACACGAACACGGACCTGATGGATTGGTTTTCGCACAATCTGTCCAGCGTGACGCAAAAGACGACCGACTACCGAGAGATGCTCGACAATCCAGAGGTCGAGGCGATCTATTGCGCGCTACCGCATGTGCTGCATGATCAGGTATATCCGCAGATCATGGCTGCCGGGAAACACCTGTTCGGCGAAAAACCGTTTGGTATGGATGGGGCCGCAAACGCCCGTATTCAGGCGGCGATTGATGCGCATCCTGATGTGATGGTGCGGTGTTCATCCGAGATGCCGTTCTATCCCGGTGCGCAAAAGGTCATCAATCTTGTGCGATCCGGTGATCTGGGAGAAATCATCGAAGTTGAGGCCGCGTTCCTGCATTCCTCGGACCTTGACCCGGACAAGCCGATCAACTGGAAACGCATGGTTGAGGTAAATGGCGCCTACGGCTGCATGGGCGATCTTGGCATGCATGTGCTGCATGTGCCCTTGCGACTGGGGTGGCGCCCGACCCATGTATCGGCGTCGTTGGTCAACCGGTTTCGGACCCGTCCGGATGGCAAGGGGGGGACCGTACCCTGCGAGACATGGGACAACGCCACCATCACTGGCCATGTCGAGGATGCCGGGGGCGGCTTTCCTCTGGTGCTGAAAACCTGGCGTATATCGCCCGGAGATTCCAACAGCTGGAGCCTGCGCGTTCTTGGGACCAAAAGAAGCGCCTATTTCACCACCAAGAACCCGCGCCAGTGGCAGTGGATGGACTATAGCGGCGGCGATCAGGTCTGGCAGGTGCAGGACATCGGATTTCAGACCCTGTTCCCGGCCATAACGGGGGCCATTTTCGAATTTGGTTTCCCGGACGCCCTGCAACAGATGTGGGCCGCCTTTCTGGATGAGCTGGCCGGAGGCGATGCGCGTGGATTTCATTGCGCAACACCCGCAGAAGCGGCGGACCACCACGCCGTGCTGACCGCAGCCCTGAAGGCGGGCACCGAACACAGGGTCGTCACTGTCGACTACGGGGCGGAAACGTGA